A genomic segment from Polyangium mundeleinium encodes:
- a CDS encoding alpha/beta hydrolase, giving the protein MQQMLRRLGLLAGLAAAASGCGRDEQALAALRPVATQRRLALPIEVYTLNIPDDLPGFAVPGPNGAKPKMLFLHGMCSAGVGDVQAFQFAASEHGGILAVRGDTPCDGGGLLRKHSLDLDKLDARIRAAFEVSGGVAKDLVLVGHSQGAFLGERLAEQWPERYSRLILIGAPTEPSAARLRHVRGAVMVSGQYDVTTRMKQAAAELQAAGIPSTYLEMPGAKHGQMGDAERVFGQAFAWLEKNALPRRP; this is encoded by the coding sequence ATGCAGCAGATGCTCCGCCGCCTCGGCCTCCTCGCAGGGCTCGCCGCTGCCGCCTCGGGGTGCGGCCGGGACGAACAGGCCCTCGCCGCCCTCCGTCCCGTCGCCACGCAGAGGCGCCTCGCGCTCCCGATCGAAGTCTACACGCTGAACATCCCGGACGATTTGCCCGGATTCGCCGTGCCCGGCCCGAACGGCGCGAAGCCGAAAATGCTCTTTTTGCACGGAATGTGCTCGGCCGGCGTCGGGGACGTACAGGCCTTCCAGTTCGCGGCGAGCGAGCACGGGGGCATCCTCGCGGTCCGCGGCGACACGCCCTGCGACGGCGGCGGCCTCCTGCGCAAACATTCGCTCGACCTCGACAAACTCGACGCCCGCATCCGGGCCGCGTTCGAGGTGAGCGGCGGCGTGGCGAAGGATCTCGTGCTGGTCGGCCACTCGCAGGGCGCATTCCTCGGCGAGCGGCTCGCCGAGCAATGGCCCGAGCGGTATTCGCGGCTCATCTTGATCGGCGCGCCCACGGAGCCCTCCGCGGCGCGGCTCCGGCACGTGCGCGGCGCGGTCATGGTGAGCGGCCAGTACGACGTGACGACGCGCATGAAGCAGGCCGCCGCGGAACTCCAGGCTGCCGGGATTCCTTCCACGTACCTCGAAATGCCGGGCGCCAAGCACGGGCAGATGGGCGACGCCGAGCGGGTCTTCGGACAGGCGTTCGCCTGGCTCGAAAAGAACGCGCTTCCTCGCCGGCCCTAG
- a CDS encoding pyridoxal phosphate-dependent decarboxylase family protein: MKIPAKGLGTDELFGKLTAFRAHDMPWRDGRTFAYVYDAGPEAEAVIHRAYTLYLGENALDPTVFPSTLVLENDVVSMAAAHLGGDDEVAGSFTSGGTESILLAVKTARDHAREARGIREPEIIVPETAHAAFHKAAHYLDVKLVSVPVDRSTFKADVAAMREAIGPSTILLVGSAVSYAHGVVDPINELGALALEKNLLLHVDACIGGFLLPYFRRLGAPVADFDFRVPGVTSISMDFHKYAFAAKGASVILHKTKDLRRHQFYACAGWSGYTVINSTVQSTKSAGPLAACWAVLHHFGDAGYLEIAHRMLAATRKIVDGIAEIPGLRLLARPEMNLVAFTSDEVSVFHVIDEMKARGWFVQPQLGFGSSKENIHLSLNPKALGLADELLRDLRACVATARTLPPPGGDLSALRGALASLDLTKLDPAVLGGILREAMAATGVAGANLPDRMAAVSEVLNHLPPPLRERLLVEYMNGLFQTRVDGP, from the coding sequence ATGAAGATCCCCGCGAAGGGTCTCGGAACGGACGAGCTGTTCGGAAAACTCACCGCGTTCCGCGCCCACGACATGCCCTGGCGCGACGGACGCACCTTCGCGTACGTCTACGATGCCGGGCCCGAGGCCGAGGCCGTCATTCACCGTGCGTACACCCTGTACCTCGGGGAAAACGCGCTCGATCCGACGGTCTTTCCGAGCACGCTCGTGCTCGAAAACGACGTCGTCTCCATGGCCGCCGCGCACCTCGGCGGCGACGACGAGGTCGCGGGCTCGTTCACGAGCGGCGGCACCGAGAGCATCCTGCTCGCGGTGAAGACCGCGCGTGACCACGCCCGCGAGGCGCGCGGCATTCGCGAGCCCGAGATCATCGTCCCCGAGACGGCGCACGCCGCGTTTCACAAGGCCGCCCATTACCTCGACGTGAAGCTCGTCTCCGTGCCCGTCGATCGCTCGACCTTCAAGGCCGACGTCGCGGCCATGCGCGAGGCCATCGGCCCGAGCACGATCCTGCTCGTTGGATCGGCCGTCTCCTACGCCCACGGCGTCGTCGATCCGATAAACGAGCTCGGCGCGCTCGCGCTCGAAAAGAACCTCCTCCTCCACGTCGACGCGTGCATCGGCGGGTTTCTCCTGCCCTACTTCCGGCGGCTCGGCGCCCCTGTCGCCGATTTCGACTTCCGGGTCCCGGGCGTCACCAGCATCTCCATGGACTTCCACAAGTATGCCTTCGCCGCGAAGGGCGCGTCCGTGATCCTCCACAAGACGAAGGATCTCCGGCGCCACCAGTTTTATGCCTGCGCGGGCTGGTCGGGTTACACCGTGATCAACTCGACCGTGCAGAGCACGAAATCGGCCGGGCCGCTCGCCGCCTGCTGGGCCGTGCTCCACCACTTCGGCGACGCCGGCTACCTCGAAATCGCACACCGCATGCTGGCCGCGACGCGCAAGATCGTCGACGGGATCGCGGAGATCCCGGGCCTCCGGCTCCTCGCGCGGCCCGAGATGAACCTCGTCGCCTTCACGTCCGACGAGGTCAGCGTCTTTCACGTCATCGACGAGATGAAGGCCCGCGGCTGGTTCGTCCAGCCGCAGCTCGGCTTTGGTTCGTCGAAAGAGAACATTCACCTCTCGCTCAACCCGAAGGCGCTCGGGCTCGCCGACGAGCTGCTCCGGGATCTGCGCGCCTGCGTGGCGACCGCCCGGACGCTCCCGCCGCCCGGCGGGGATCTCTCGGCGCTCCGCGGCGCACTCGCCTCGCTCGACCTCACGAAGCTCGATCCGGCGGTGCTCGGCGGCATCCTGCGCGAGGCGATGGCGGCCACGGGCGTGGCCGGCGCGAACCTGCCCGATCGCATGGCCGCGGTGAGCGAGGTCCTGAACCACCTGCCGCCCCCGCTGCGCGAGCGGCTGCTCGTCGAATACATGAACGGCCTCTTCCAGACCCGCGTGGACGGCCCCTGA
- a CDS encoding phenylalanine--tRNA ligase beta subunit-related protein, which yields MLTIDPHPLLEAAAFTTTFPAPLGEIAVPASVRALLMPGAAAPFAADEAVRAAVRDLLRHGGYKPTGRGKPSSEYLVRAVTEGTLGSINTAVDTCNAVSLHSGLPISVIDLDRATPPFRLGIAKPGEKYVFNASGQEIDLGGLLCLFDAEGPSANGVKDAQRTKTHAGTRRTLSVLWGTRALPGRAREAAAWYRRLLEEAGATVEVVAE from the coding sequence ATGTTGACGATCGATCCCCACCCGCTGCTCGAGGCCGCCGCTTTCACGACCACGTTTCCCGCGCCGCTCGGCGAAATCGCCGTCCCCGCGAGCGTCCGCGCGCTGCTCATGCCGGGCGCCGCGGCGCCGTTCGCGGCCGACGAGGCGGTCCGCGCGGCCGTGCGGGATCTCTTGCGGCATGGCGGGTACAAGCCGACGGGGCGGGGCAAGCCCTCGTCCGAGTACCTCGTCCGCGCGGTGACCGAGGGCACGCTCGGATCGATCAACACGGCCGTGGATACGTGCAACGCGGTCTCACTGCACAGCGGCCTGCCCATCAGCGTGATCGACCTCGACCGCGCGACGCCGCCGTTCCGGCTCGGGATCGCGAAGCCGGGCGAGAAATATGTTTTTAATGCCTCGGGGCAGGAGATCGATCTCGGCGGGCTGCTTTGCCTGTTCGACGCGGAGGGGCCGTCGGCGAACGGGGTGAAGGACGCGCAGCGCACGAAGACCCACGCGGGGACGCGGCGCACGTTGAGCGTGCTGTGGGGCACGCGCGCGTTGCCTGGCCGCGCACGAGAGGCCGCGGCGTGGTATCGGCGATTGCTGGAGGAGGCCGGGGCGACGGTGGAGGTCGTGGCGGAGTGA
- a CDS encoding PEGA domain-containing protein, producing MRRLFAALVALALATGAGPSLAGPADVDSPEARAYFETGAREYEKGNYANAVRAFEQAYALTTRPGLLFSIAQAYRKQYGNDGKPQNLRQAVDYYRRYLATDTTGKRRGEADAGIKDIEEILSRLPPEVQSTPAPEEAPSTQISITTQVEDATISIDGGTPRPLEAIDVTPGKHKVLVQAPGYFPEEREVPAKQGQMTALDVPLREMPAFVSVTGPAGASVTVDGLPKGALPLLAPLQIEAGVRTLSVSLNGFNTFTTELDLGRGKSEDVKATLDRTRQRITSFVLIGGAATSVAGGIVMAFFAADAGYEAKLLNDKRIKDTISDTELDEYLTYRDGQTALRNGATAALNVAAGLGALAFLLYYFDEPRLTPPRKKDDKKPQGPNPSRLREIAVVPAVGPGVVGLSFGARF from the coding sequence ATGAGGCGCCTCTTCGCGGCGCTCGTGGCGCTCGCGCTCGCGACCGGGGCGGGGCCTTCGCTCGCGGGCCCTGCGGACGTCGATTCCCCCGAGGCACGCGCCTACTTCGAAACCGGCGCGCGTGAATACGAGAAGGGCAATTACGCGAACGCCGTCCGCGCCTTCGAGCAGGCCTACGCGCTCACGACGCGCCCCGGCCTCCTCTTCTCCATCGCGCAGGCGTACCGCAAGCAATACGGCAACGACGGCAAGCCGCAGAACCTGCGCCAGGCCGTGGATTATTATCGCCGGTACCTGGCCACGGACACGACGGGCAAGCGCCGCGGCGAGGCCGACGCGGGCATCAAGGACATCGAGGAGATCCTCTCGCGTTTGCCCCCCGAGGTGCAGAGCACGCCCGCGCCCGAGGAGGCGCCCTCGACCCAGATCTCCATCACGACGCAGGTCGAGGACGCGACCATTTCGATCGACGGCGGCACGCCGCGGCCGCTCGAGGCGATCGACGTCACGCCGGGCAAACACAAGGTCCTGGTGCAGGCGCCCGGGTATTTCCCCGAGGAGCGCGAAGTGCCGGCCAAACAAGGCCAGATGACGGCGCTCGACGTGCCGCTGCGCGAGATGCCCGCGTTCGTCTCGGTCACGGGCCCGGCGGGCGCCTCGGTGACGGTGGACGGTTTGCCCAAGGGCGCCTTGCCGCTCCTCGCGCCGCTCCAGATCGAGGCGGGCGTCCGCACCCTCAGCGTGAGCCTGAACGGCTTCAACACGTTCACCACGGAGCTCGATCTCGGGCGCGGCAAATCGGAGGACGTGAAGGCCACGCTCGACCGCACGCGACAAAGGATTACCTCGTTCGTCCTCATCGGCGGTGCGGCGACCTCCGTCGCCGGGGGCATCGTCATGGCGTTCTTCGCGGCCGATGCGGGCTACGAGGCGAAGCTGCTCAACGACAAGCGCATCAAAGACACGATCTCCGATACGGAGCTCGACGAGTACCTGACCTATCGGGACGGGCAGACCGCACTTCGCAACGGCGCGACGGCGGCGCTGAACGTGGCCGCGGGCTTGGGGGCCCTCGCGTTCTTGTTGTATTACTTCGACGAACCCCGGCTCACCCCGCCGCGCAAAAAAGACGACAAGAAGCCCCAAGGCCCGAATCCCTCGCGTCTGCGCGAGATCGCGGTCGTGCCCGCCGTCGGCCCCGGCGTCGTGGGCCTCTCGTTCGGCGCGCGCTTCTGA
- a CDS encoding FG-GAP repeat domain-containing protein: MAVASCEPLDNVDKNVCGNRVFEPDTGEDCDGNPETDPVDTVDAGDAGDAGDAGDAGATGAKRKTRCGSACRYVCNLADDPTVACPAEFGCGIDGTCRKPGGLSASPLSIAGGGVRRLLSGDFDGDGRQDAVALGNSSLDILFFETNGLIDQSLNVPNDRRLPGIGDIDGDGTSDLILNLGDALGVLTGQDNRTLLPRSYPSGDVDLGTVRLLPLGRLDKDNMLLAFITNAGQTTLEVRVIRESDEADSTPPPKKVGSAISGTLAGDVAFAPAKTPTACPLIAFALAAPTPAMYVLTCQAPEKLAEEPTFIPISLPAGASLWTGVFFADADGDGDDDLLVGLVDSTKTEGLHLYRNEGNGTFLAPMPAPTYLEPLSVFDPESCLGRTLGGPPLAVGDFDGNGALDVVDARGVLYNPFQPIPDDTYTRDCMKIPAGVKWGRAVFGDFNGDKLPDLLAAREKQTLLDVWSRVEGGELKTFTIPVEEIVGEFAVGDFDGDSVDDAVLRLVPPAAPNGQMFSGPSELLMLFGRPLAVPEAPLSLGVFEGLEHIAAGRVKGKNAVGAPDQLDDLVVLSVRTSDMPGMPGMSSPTKHFTIVEGNVGRRLLAPLTIKGTSVQEMGDPDIVDAEKGPTQIVVSRFGVEECKAPTPPDETEETVTPSTIVARTGDEVWIAGCRPDGSSLRILEGFNTVDDSMLIAPLNYHEVYDAEHDALALFMHASDESLGLWVNDYRAGQFDKLPNPIPPVKLDLVLPDPEPFDVPSLVVDVDGNGQRDVVVLVQKRVAQPSGNPITVRSTVAIFWNDGSGADPVNANTMTLAADLSDDYFGPDMTASNEDTEGLRGIIDIALLNTNATADRELAVLTRNGLYVFSFDAKTRKFVVPARLPGQLPPAPFSRLLGGQALLAIDANSDGVDDLLVAEGQKLLLFLGKEIAR; encoded by the coding sequence GTGGCGGTCGCGAGCTGCGAGCCCCTCGACAACGTCGACAAGAACGTCTGTGGCAACCGCGTCTTCGAACCCGACACGGGCGAAGATTGTGATGGCAACCCGGAAACCGATCCCGTCGACACGGTTGACGCGGGGGACGCGGGGGACGCGGGGGACGCGGGGGACGCGGGGGCCACGGGCGCGAAGCGCAAGACCCGCTGCGGCTCGGCCTGCCGCTACGTCTGCAACCTCGCCGACGATCCGACCGTGGCGTGCCCGGCCGAGTTCGGCTGCGGGATTGACGGCACATGCCGCAAGCCCGGCGGGCTCTCCGCCTCTCCGCTTTCCATCGCAGGCGGCGGCGTGCGGCGCTTGCTTTCCGGCGATTTCGACGGCGACGGCCGGCAGGACGCCGTGGCGCTCGGCAACAGCTCGCTCGACATCCTGTTTTTTGAGACGAACGGCCTCATCGACCAATCGCTCAATGTGCCAAACGATCGACGTTTGCCTGGAATCGGCGATATCGACGGGGACGGCACCTCCGATCTCATCCTGAACCTCGGCGACGCGCTCGGCGTCCTGACGGGGCAGGACAACCGCACGCTCCTGCCGAGGAGTTATCCTTCGGGAGACGTGGACCTCGGCACGGTGCGGCTCTTGCCCCTCGGCCGGCTCGATAAGGACAATATGCTGCTCGCATTCATCACGAATGCGGGACAAACCACGCTCGAAGTGCGGGTCATCCGAGAAAGCGACGAAGCAGATTCCACGCCTCCCCCCAAGAAGGTCGGCTCCGCGATCTCGGGGACGCTCGCCGGCGACGTCGCCTTCGCCCCGGCGAAGACCCCCACCGCGTGCCCCCTCATCGCCTTCGCGCTCGCGGCCCCGACACCTGCGATGTACGTTCTCACGTGCCAGGCTCCGGAAAAGCTCGCCGAGGAGCCGACGTTCATCCCCATTTCGCTCCCCGCAGGCGCCTCCCTGTGGACCGGCGTCTTCTTCGCGGACGCCGACGGCGACGGCGACGACGATCTGCTCGTCGGGCTCGTGGATTCGACGAAGACCGAGGGCCTGCATCTCTACCGGAACGAGGGCAATGGTACGTTCCTCGCGCCCATGCCCGCGCCGACGTACCTCGAGCCGCTCAGCGTCTTCGATCCCGAGAGTTGCCTCGGGCGTACCCTCGGCGGCCCGCCCCTCGCCGTGGGTGACTTTGATGGCAATGGGGCGCTCGACGTGGTCGATGCTCGTGGAGTCCTCTACAACCCGTTCCAGCCCATTCCCGATGACACGTACACGCGGGATTGCATGAAGATCCCGGCAGGCGTGAAGTGGGGGCGCGCCGTGTTCGGAGACTTCAATGGCGACAAGCTTCCGGATCTCCTCGCGGCGCGCGAAAAGCAGACGCTCCTCGACGTGTGGAGTCGCGTCGAAGGGGGCGAACTCAAGACGTTCACGATTCCGGTGGAGGAGATCGTCGGCGAGTTCGCCGTTGGTGATTTCGACGGCGACTCCGTGGACGACGCCGTCCTCCGGCTCGTGCCGCCCGCCGCGCCGAATGGCCAGATGTTCTCGGGCCCGAGCGAACTCCTCATGCTCTTCGGCCGCCCGCTGGCCGTGCCCGAGGCCCCCCTCTCCCTCGGCGTCTTCGAGGGCCTCGAGCACATCGCCGCGGGCCGCGTGAAAGGGAAAAACGCCGTCGGTGCCCCCGATCAGCTCGACGATCTCGTGGTCCTCTCCGTGCGCACGTCGGACATGCCAGGCATGCCGGGCATGTCCTCGCCCACCAAGCATTTCACCATCGTCGAAGGAAACGTCGGCCGAAGGCTCCTCGCGCCGCTCACGATCAAGGGCACGTCGGTGCAGGAAATGGGGGATCCGGACATCGTCGATGCCGAGAAAGGACCGACGCAGATCGTGGTGTCGCGCTTCGGCGTCGAGGAATGCAAGGCGCCTACGCCGCCGGACGAGACCGAGGAGACCGTGACCCCATCGACGATCGTGGCGCGGACGGGAGACGAGGTCTGGATCGCGGGTTGCCGTCCGGATGGCTCGTCCCTGCGGATCCTCGAAGGCTTCAATACGGTGGACGACAGCATGCTGATCGCACCCCTGAATTACCACGAGGTCTACGACGCGGAGCACGACGCGCTCGCGCTCTTCATGCACGCCTCGGACGAAAGCCTGGGCCTCTGGGTCAACGATTACCGGGCCGGTCAGTTCGATAAGCTCCCGAACCCCATCCCCCCCGTAAAGCTCGACCTCGTCTTGCCGGACCCCGAGCCGTTCGACGTGCCGTCGCTCGTCGTCGACGTCGACGGCAATGGCCAGCGCGACGTTGTCGTCCTCGTGCAGAAGCGCGTGGCCCAGCCAAGCGGGAATCCGATCACGGTCCGGTCCACCGTCGCGATCTTCTGGAACGATGGCTCGGGCGCGGATCCCGTCAACGCGAATACAATGACCCTCGCCGCCGATCTGTCGGACGATTATTTCGGCCCCGACATGACGGCGAGCAACGAAGACACCGAGGGGCTGCGGGGGATCATCGACATCGCATTGCTGAACACCAATGCGACAGCGGACAGGGAGCTCGCGGTGCTCACGCGGAATGGACTCTACGTGTTCTCGTTCGACGCGAAGACCCGCAAGTTCGTCGTCCCCGCGAGATTGCCTGGACAACTGCCGCCGGCGCCGTTCTCCCGGCTCCTCGGCGGCCAAGCGCTGCTCGCGATCGACGCGAACAGCGACGGCGTCGACGATCTGCTGGTCGCCGAGGGCCAGAAGCTGCTCCTCTTCCTCGGCAAGGAGATCGCCCGATGA
- a CDS encoding serine/threonine-protein kinase — MATCPTCLATYSGDVATCPSDGTSLVPDDAIPAAALQLEPGRIVGEYRIERKIGEGGFGAVYAAVHPVIGKSAAIKILNPQYSHNPVMVSRFIAEARAVNQIRHRGIIDIFSFGKLDDGRQYYIMELLEGMTLEAYLRERGRLRPSEALPILRQIARALDAAHAAGIAHRDLKPENVYLVFDEDRTVFPKLLDFGIAKLLGDSQSHKTRTGTPMGTPLYMSPEQCRGKQVDHRTDIYSFGVMTHAVLTGQPPFLGDDVMDVLMQQVQSPAPPLSSVCPDLGTILDAPVLRMLAKDPAERPASVTGAIDAVVDAARAAGIEVPAVATRSSEKLPRLDVPAGLTPAEQAVFGQATTMMQPDAAPATTSSSSSSGEQPKSTLMSTPDATPSRRSNVLFVALGAALFVAGIVVATLYASRGGPDAVAAHPPPPPPPPPTLPALPPEKTATPEPTVVPDVPLEIELRVQATPENVEIHLGERKLGVAPGPIKIPRGDAPVELTFSAKGHQSKAVTVEPNHNLLIPITLEKEKATSQPRTSGTAKTVKNRGDLEY, encoded by the coding sequence ATGGCCACCTGTCCTACTTGCCTTGCCACCTACTCGGGCGACGTCGCCACCTGCCCCAGCGACGGCACGTCTCTCGTCCCGGACGACGCGATCCCGGCTGCAGCGCTCCAGCTCGAGCCCGGCCGGATCGTCGGGGAATACCGCATCGAACGCAAGATCGGCGAGGGCGGGTTCGGCGCGGTGTACGCCGCGGTCCACCCCGTCATCGGCAAATCCGCGGCGATCAAGATCCTGAACCCGCAATACTCGCACAACCCGGTGATGGTCTCGCGGTTCATCGCCGAGGCCCGCGCGGTCAATCAGATCCGCCACCGCGGCATCATCGACATCTTCTCGTTCGGCAAGCTCGACGACGGGCGGCAGTATTACATCATGGAGCTGCTCGAGGGCATGACCCTCGAAGCATACCTGCGCGAACGCGGCCGGCTCCGCCCCTCCGAGGCATTGCCCATCCTGCGGCAGATCGCCCGCGCCCTCGACGCGGCGCACGCCGCCGGCATCGCGCACCGTGATCTCAAGCCGGAAAACGTCTACCTGGTCTTCGACGAGGACCGCACGGTCTTCCCGAAGCTCCTCGATTTCGGCATCGCGAAGCTCCTCGGCGACTCGCAGAGCCACAAGACGCGCACCGGCACGCCCATGGGCACGCCGCTCTACATGTCGCCCGAGCAATGCCGCGGCAAGCAGGTCGATCACCGGACGGACATTTATTCGTTCGGCGTGATGACCCACGCGGTCCTCACGGGCCAGCCGCCGTTCCTGGGCGACGACGTGATGGACGTGCTCATGCAGCAGGTCCAGTCCCCCGCGCCGCCCTTGTCGTCGGTTTGTCCGGACCTCGGGACGATCCTCGACGCGCCCGTGCTCCGGATGCTCGCGAAGGATCCGGCCGAACGACCGGCCTCGGTGACGGGCGCGATCGACGCGGTCGTGGATGCTGCGCGCGCGGCGGGGATCGAAGTGCCCGCCGTCGCCACGCGCTCGAGCGAAAAACTCCCGCGCCTCGACGTACCGGCGGGCCTCACGCCCGCCGAGCAAGCCGTCTTCGGGCAAGCGACGACGATGATGCAGCCGGACGCGGCGCCGGCGACCACGAGCTCTTCCTCGTCCTCGGGGGAGCAGCCGAAGTCCACGCTGATGTCCACGCCGGACGCCACGCCGAGCCGCCGCTCCAATGTTCTCTTTGTGGCCCTCGGCGCGGCCCTCTTCGTCGCGGGGATCGTCGTGGCGACGCTTTATGCTTCGCGAGGCGGGCCGGACGCCGTGGCCGCGCACCCGCCGCCGCCTCCCCCGCCGCCGCCCACGCTCCCCGCGCTCCCCCCGGAGAAAACGGCCACGCCGGAGCCTACAGTCGTGCCGGACGTGCCGCTCGAAATCGAGCTCCGCGTGCAGGCGACCCCGGAGAACGTCGAAATCCACCTCGGCGAGCGCAAGCTCGGCGTCGCGCCCGGCCCCATCAAGATCCCGCGCGGCGATGCGCCGGTCGAGCTCACCTTCTCGGCGAAGGGCCATCAATCAAAAGCGGTCACCGTCGAGCCCAACCACAACCTCCTGATCCCGATCACGCTGGAGAAGGAGAAGGCGACCTCCCAGCCGCGGACGAGCGGAACGGCGAAGACGGTGAAGAATCGTGGGGACCTCGAGTACTAG
- a CDS encoding methyltransferase, with amino-acid sequence MEAASRFVSERLARALALVVPALDILRERPDSKEAPDFCEARGYAAFLRALPDDELARCEAEGLASRLPMLAGAPPSLVELGRVAREVSALPERLAATPGTRLDRPRSVSERKTRQLEALLDAVEPMARKARQIVDVGAGRGHFTRLAAEMFDRDAVGIEREPRRVEAASILGRGTRARFVVLDAFRDPIVLSPDDLAVGLHACGSLGDRLVLEASRAPCDVALVSCCLQKIDGPLREPLSAAARAAGLVLPREALGLSNLTSRLVGVEASLAEMLSARKHRHALARLLRARGVAIAPGEEMRGINRRRAREGLGELAARALALRGLAPATAAEIREHEAEGAIEFARIRRWTLPRAMLARPLEITVVLDRAAALEERGYTARVAEVFEADATPRNLAILGEAPRP; translated from the coding sequence ATGGAAGCCGCGTCCCGGTTCGTCTCGGAGAGGCTCGCGCGGGCGCTCGCGCTCGTCGTGCCGGCGCTCGACATCTTGCGCGAGCGGCCGGATTCCAAGGAGGCGCCCGACTTTTGCGAGGCGCGCGGCTATGCGGCCTTCCTGCGCGCGCTTCCCGACGACGAGCTCGCTCGTTGCGAGGCCGAGGGGCTCGCTTCGCGTTTGCCGATGCTCGCGGGCGCGCCGCCGTCGCTCGTGGAGCTCGGGCGCGTGGCGCGCGAGGTGTCGGCGCTGCCCGAGCGGCTCGCGGCGACGCCGGGGACGCGGCTCGATCGGCCGCGATCGGTCTCGGAGCGCAAGACGCGGCAGCTCGAAGCGCTGCTCGACGCGGTCGAGCCCATGGCGCGGAAGGCGCGGCAGATCGTGGACGTGGGCGCGGGGCGAGGGCACTTCACGCGCCTCGCGGCCGAGATGTTCGATCGCGACGCAGTGGGGATCGAGCGCGAGCCGCGGCGCGTGGAGGCGGCTTCGATCCTCGGGCGGGGCACGCGCGCGCGGTTCGTCGTGCTCGACGCGTTCCGCGATCCGATCGTGCTCTCGCCCGACGATCTCGCGGTCGGGCTGCACGCGTGTGGCTCGCTCGGCGATCGGTTGGTGCTCGAAGCATCGAGGGCGCCGTGCGACGTGGCGCTCGTTTCGTGTTGCCTGCAGAAGATCGACGGACCGCTGCGCGAGCCGCTCTCGGCCGCGGCGCGGGCGGCGGGGCTCGTGCTTCCGCGCGAGGCGCTCGGGCTTTCGAACCTGACGTCGCGGCTCGTGGGCGTGGAGGCGAGCCTCGCGGAGATGCTTTCGGCGCGGAAACACCGGCACGCGCTCGCGCGGCTCTTGCGGGCGCGGGGTGTTGCGATCGCGCCGGGCGAGGAGATGCGCGGCATCAACCGGCGGCGGGCGCGTGAAGGGCTCGGCGAGCTCGCGGCGCGTGCGCTCGCGCTCCGCGGGCTCGCGCCGGCGACCGCGGCGGAGATCCGGGAGCACGAGGCGGAAGGGGCGATCGAGTTTGCCCGGATTCGACGCTGGACGCTGCCGCGCGCGATGCTCGCGCGGCCGCTGGAGATCACGGTCGTGCTGGACCGTGCGGCGGCGCTCGAAGAGCGAGGGTATACGGCGCGCGTCGCGGAGGTGTTCGAGGCGGATGCGACGCCGCGAAACCTCGCCATTCTTGGTGAGGCGCCGCGGCCGTAG